A window of the Hordeum vulgare subsp. vulgare chromosome 5H, MorexV3_pseudomolecules_assembly, whole genome shotgun sequence genome harbors these coding sequences:
- the LOC123396184 gene encoding uncharacterized protein LOC123396184 produces the protein MGSSFEDLVTRKLTPEAKIAKAVAYVVVDTRGLLRQEKEAVVMAGRHGRQKGFPKAGSQGEGGKGKGKGKKGPLPPAKNMMSEEDVMDILSWEKREPYSRKDNKDAGFFNRLNDELFQYQQEIRDEFEEKGYVEIPDNFKEDNKRINLEAYRIAYLKVFGTEPPAKI, from the exons atgggatctagttttgaagatctcgttacGAGGAAGCTAACG CCGGAAGCCAAAATCGCCAAAGCCGTCGCGTACGTCGTGGTCGACACAAGGGGTCTGCTAAggcaggagaaggaggcggtgGTCATGGCAGGGCGCCATGGTCGACAGAAGGGGTTCCCCAAGGCCGGGTCGCAGGGGGAGGGgggcaagggcaagggcaagggcaagaagggtcctCTTCCTCCGGCCAAGAACATGATGTCTGAAGAGGATGTGATGGACATCCTGTCCTGGGAAAAGCGCGAGCCCTACAGCCGGAAGGATAACAAGGACGCCGGCTTCTTCAACCGGTTGAATGATGAGCTCTTCCAGTACCAGCAGGAGATCAGGGATGAGTTTGAGGAGAAGGGCTACGTCGAGATCCCAGACAACTTCAAGGAAGACAACAAGCGAATCAACCTTGAAGCTTACAGGATTGCCTACCTCAAGGTGTTTGGCACCGAACCGCCGGCTAAGATCTGA